A region of Streptomyces sp. NBC_01267 DNA encodes the following proteins:
- a CDS encoding TIGR04282 family arsenosugar biosynthesis glycosyltransferase, whose protein sequence is MTRATTILVIAKEPLPGRVKTRLTPPFTPEESARLAEAALADTLEAVLATPADRRVLVLAGAPGPWLPPGFEVAEQGAGGLDSRLAGAFAICTGPALLIGMDTPQVTPGLLAQGLEFSGSDAWFGPAEDGGFWALGLAAPDPELLRGVPMSTAHTGAVQRRRLTAAGLAVRDLPVLRDVDTAADAAAVASVIPGSRFGALHAVFTTDRAGAGVR, encoded by the coding sequence GTGACCCGCGCGACCACGATCCTCGTCATCGCCAAGGAGCCCCTGCCCGGTCGGGTGAAGACCCGGCTCACCCCGCCGTTCACGCCGGAGGAGTCGGCCCGGCTGGCCGAGGCCGCCCTCGCCGACACCCTGGAGGCCGTGCTGGCCACGCCGGCCGATCGTCGGGTTCTGGTGCTCGCAGGGGCTCCTGGGCCCTGGTTGCCACCCGGCTTCGAGGTGGCCGAACAAGGCGCGGGCGGCCTCGACAGCCGACTGGCCGGGGCCTTCGCGATCTGCACCGGGCCCGCGTTGCTGATCGGCATGGACACCCCGCAGGTGACACCCGGACTCCTGGCGCAGGGGCTGGAGTTCAGCGGGTCGGACGCCTGGTTCGGGCCTGCGGAGGACGGTGGCTTCTGGGCGCTCGGTCTCGCGGCCCCCGACCCGGAGCTCCTGCGCGGCGTGCCCATGTCGACGGCGCACACGGGAGCCGTCCAGCGGAGGCGGCTGACCGCGGCGGGTCTCGCCGTCCGCGATCTGCCGGTGCTCCGGGACGTGGACACCGCTGCCGATGCCGCCGCTGTGGCCTCCGTGATCCCGGGCAGCCGATTCGGCGCCCTGCACGCCGTGTTCACCACGGACCGGGCGGGAGCCGGGGTCCGGTGA
- a CDS encoding methyltransferase domain-containing protein, which translates to MSVRAWRADPYREALLTGQGPLFLRRDDGWLLPLEVERWCAAPDSADVTVLARCRGPVLDIGCGPGRLVAALAALGTTALGMDVNQEAVDRTVREGGAALCRSVFDPLPDEGRWGTVLLMDGNIGIGGAPEALLGRVCELIDPNGTLIVETVAQDIDERVEVRFCDGRVTRGTTAFPWARVGTPALLGYAEATGWIAEDQWRAAGRTFLQLRPR; encoded by the coding sequence GTGAGCGTGCGGGCCTGGCGGGCCGATCCGTACCGTGAGGCGCTGCTGACCGGGCAGGGGCCGCTCTTCCTTCGACGGGACGACGGCTGGCTGCTGCCTCTGGAGGTGGAGCGCTGGTGCGCCGCGCCGGACAGCGCCGACGTCACCGTGCTGGCACGCTGCCGGGGCCCGGTGCTCGACATCGGTTGCGGTCCCGGACGTCTGGTCGCGGCACTCGCCGCGCTGGGCACCACCGCACTCGGCATGGATGTGAACCAGGAGGCAGTCGACCGCACCGTGCGGGAGGGCGGGGCCGCACTGTGCCGTTCCGTCTTCGATCCGCTGCCGGACGAGGGACGCTGGGGGACCGTATTGCTGATGGACGGCAACATCGGTATCGGAGGCGCCCCCGAGGCCCTGCTCGGCCGGGTCTGTGAACTCATCGACCCGAACGGCACGTTGATCGTCGAGACAGTGGCGCAGGACATCGATGAACGCGTCGAGGTCCGCTTCTGCGACGGCCGCGTCACCCGGGGCACGACGGCCTTCCCCTGGGCGAGGGTCGGCACCCCGGCGCTGCTCGGTTACGCCGAGGCCACCGGCTGGATCGCCGAGGACCAGTGGCGGGCGGCAGGCCGCACCTTCCTTCAACTGAGGCCCCGCTGA
- a CDS encoding molybdopterin-dependent oxidoreductase — translation MVGLRGRARSLAAVAPPGPFRPGFWRSPIRGAWLTAVLGLILLFGITILFVTGLLSYAAYNPNLGVLNDKTPDKGLLGFYLFTWPTHPYWLYRLTQGVHVTLGIVLIPVLLAKLWSVVPKLFEWPPARSPAHALERLSLILLVGGVLFEFATGVLNIQLDYIFPGSFYTLHFYGAWVFIAAFAAHVALRLGRMWRAVRSRSLRSVLATDTAHTEPEPRDPYGLVAAAPARATVSRRGALGLVGAGSLALLVVTAGQSIGGSLRRTALLAPHNRNPGSGPNGFQINKSATAVGITATDIGPDWRLELRGARKLSFTRDQLLAMAQHTAELPIACVEGWSTDDQGWSGLRLSDLAALAGVPRAAGVLVESVQRQGSFRQVLLAGNQIRNPLSLLALHVNGAPLSVDHGYPARVIVPANPGVNNTKWVRRLTFRT, via the coding sequence GTGGTCGGACTGCGCGGGCGGGCGAGGTCCCTGGCCGCCGTCGCGCCGCCCGGCCCGTTCCGGCCCGGGTTCTGGCGCAGTCCGATCCGCGGAGCGTGGCTGACCGCGGTCCTCGGTCTGATCCTTCTGTTCGGCATCACGATCCTGTTCGTCACCGGGCTGTTGTCGTACGCCGCGTACAACCCGAACCTGGGCGTACTCAACGACAAGACCCCCGACAAGGGCCTGCTGGGCTTCTACCTGTTCACCTGGCCCACCCACCCGTACTGGCTCTACCGCCTGACCCAGGGCGTGCATGTGACCCTCGGGATCGTCCTCATCCCCGTCCTGCTCGCGAAGCTGTGGTCGGTGGTCCCCAAGCTCTTCGAGTGGCCGCCGGCACGCAGCCCCGCACACGCCCTGGAGCGGCTGTCGCTGATCCTGCTGGTCGGGGGCGTCCTGTTCGAGTTCGCGACCGGTGTGCTCAACATCCAGCTCGACTACATTTTTCCCGGTTCCTTCTACACCCTGCACTTCTACGGCGCCTGGGTGTTCATCGCCGCCTTCGCCGCCCATGTGGCGCTGCGCCTGGGCCGGATGTGGCGGGCGGTGCGCTCGCGCAGCCTTCGCTCGGTGCTGGCCACCGATACCGCCCACACCGAGCCGGAACCTCGCGATCCGTACGGTCTCGTCGCCGCCGCCCCGGCCCGGGCGACGGTGAGCCGACGTGGTGCGCTGGGTCTGGTCGGTGCCGGGTCGCTGGCCCTGCTGGTCGTCACCGCAGGGCAGAGCATCGGTGGCTCCCTGCGCCGTACCGCGTTGCTCGCCCCGCACAACCGCAACCCCGGCTCCGGCCCGAACGGCTTCCAGATCAACAAGAGCGCCACGGCCGTCGGCATCACGGCGACCGACATCGGTCCCGACTGGCGCCTGGAACTTCGGGGGGCACGGAAACTCTCCTTCACCCGCGATCAGCTGCTCGCCATGGCTCAGCACACGGCGGAACTGCCGATCGCCTGTGTGGAAGGCTGGTCCACCGACGATCAGGGCTGGTCCGGCCTTCGGCTGTCCGACCTCGCGGCGCTCGCCGGAGTGCCCCGTGCCGCCGGCGTGTTGGTGGAGTCGGTGCAGCGGCAGGGTTCCTTCCGCCAGGTGCTCCTGGCCGGCAACCAGATCCGTAACCCGCTCTCCCTGCTCGCCCTGCACGTCAACGGGGCACCACTCTCCGTCGACCATGGCTATCCCGCGCGCGTCATCGTTCCCGCCAACCCAGGCGTGAACAACACCAAATGGGTCCGCCGCCTCACCTTCCGGACGTGA
- a CDS encoding glycosyltransferase family 2 protein, with the protein MTDLNFSVVPRPASVDVVLPCLDEAAALPWVLERVPAGWRAIVVDNGSTDGSADLARSLGATVVTETRRGFGAACHAGLLASDAELLCFCDCDASLDPGLLVPFVTQVASGDADLVLGRRRPQGSGAWPAHARAGNLALAGMLRRRTGLRLHDLGPMRVARREALLGLGLTDRRSGYPLQMVVRAADAGWRVRERDVPYLPRTGKSKVTGTWRGTWQAVRDMRKVLAEAPRAAVG; encoded by the coding sequence GTGACCGATCTGAACTTCTCAGTGGTACCGCGGCCGGCCTCCGTGGATGTCGTCCTGCCCTGTCTGGACGAGGCGGCGGCCCTGCCCTGGGTACTGGAGCGCGTCCCGGCCGGCTGGCGCGCGATCGTGGTCGACAACGGTTCCACCGACGGGTCGGCGGACCTCGCCCGTTCGCTCGGTGCCACCGTGGTGACCGAGACCCGGCGGGGCTTCGGTGCGGCCTGCCATGCGGGGCTGCTCGCGTCGGACGCGGAGCTCCTCTGCTTCTGCGACTGCGACGCCTCGCTCGACCCCGGGCTGCTCGTCCCCTTCGTGACTCAAGTCGCCTCGGGGGACGCCGACCTGGTGCTCGGGCGGCGCCGCCCGCAGGGCAGCGGTGCCTGGCCTGCGCATGCCCGTGCGGGAAACCTGGCGCTGGCCGGAATGCTGCGGCGCAGGACCGGATTGCGGCTGCACGACCTGGGGCCGATGCGGGTCGCCCGGCGCGAGGCGCTGCTGGGCCTCGGCCTCACGGACCGGCGCAGCGGCTATCCGCTCCAGATGGTGGTCCGGGCGGCCGACGCGGGCTGGCGGGTGCGGGAGAGGGACGTGCCGTATCTGCCGCGCACCGGGAAGTCCAAGGTCACCGGCACCTGGCGGGGCACCTGGCAGGCCGTGAGGGACATGCGCAAGGTTCTCGCCGAGGCACCCCGGGCGGCCGTGGGGTGA
- a CDS encoding glycosyltransferase family 87 protein, whose amino-acid sequence MITPRTAGLRSLCPRTVRAGLLLAALTAALVFTIGYDGYHADPAGLSWWYAASWLLFAAAVGSLRKVPGRQAAALVLAGSAMVAATGLVAPPRTSTDAFRYAWDGRVQAAGISPYDHAPADPALARLRDSWLFPTGPACAGPDRAPVPSPGDTPHCTRLNRPAVHTVYPPVAEAYFYGVEQLPPSGARLKLFQIAGALLSVAVTAALVLISTRLRRVGPLTAAYWAWCPAVPVEAVNNAHVDVLGVLFTVVGLGLLAAGRRLSGSAFLGAAVATKLMPAVVLPGALSGVRRVRDAAAVLVPVTAVTVLAYVPYVLASHASVFGYLGGYVQEEGYEDATARNRYAVLRLLLPEAWTVPALVVIMLLVTGYVLWRGDPERPWSGALLVTGTAFLLLTPAYSWYALLLVALVALDGRWEWLAVAAAGAVTYVTSHAFDDGATVSTTAYAVAAAAVLTGWAWRRQTRATSFGGGLATYDRS is encoded by the coding sequence GTGATCACCCCCCGTACCGCCGGACTTCGCAGCCTCTGCCCCCGCACCGTACGCGCGGGACTCCTGCTGGCAGCCCTCACCGCGGCCCTGGTGTTCACCATCGGCTATGACGGGTACCACGCCGACCCGGCGGGACTGTCCTGGTGGTACGCGGCGTCCTGGCTGCTCTTCGCCGCCGCCGTCGGGTCGCTGCGCAAGGTCCCCGGACGCCAGGCCGCCGCTCTCGTCCTCGCGGGATCGGCGATGGTGGCAGCCACTGGACTCGTCGCGCCGCCACGTACCAGTACCGACGCCTTCCGCTACGCGTGGGACGGCCGGGTCCAGGCGGCGGGCATCTCGCCGTACGACCACGCCCCGGCGGACCCGGCTCTCGCCCGGCTCCGGGACAGCTGGCTCTTCCCCACCGGTCCAGCGTGTGCGGGCCCCGACCGCGCACCTGTCCCGTCGCCCGGTGACACACCCCACTGCACCCGTCTCAACCGCCCGGCCGTGCACACCGTCTACCCGCCGGTCGCCGAGGCGTACTTCTACGGAGTCGAGCAACTCCCCCCGTCCGGTGCCCGGTTGAAGCTCTTCCAGATCGCCGGAGCGCTGCTCTCCGTCGCGGTCACCGCTGCCCTCGTCCTGATCTCGACCCGGCTGCGGCGCGTCGGTCCGCTCACTGCCGCCTACTGGGCCTGGTGCCCGGCCGTGCCGGTCGAGGCGGTGAACAACGCACACGTGGACGTACTGGGGGTGCTGTTCACGGTCGTGGGGCTGGGACTCCTGGCCGCCGGACGCCGACTCTCCGGCAGTGCCTTCCTGGGCGCCGCCGTGGCGACCAAACTGATGCCCGCCGTGGTCCTGCCCGGGGCGCTGTCCGGCGTGCGGAGGGTGCGAGACGCAGCCGCCGTGCTCGTGCCCGTCACCGCCGTCACGGTCCTCGCCTACGTCCCGTACGTCCTGGCCTCCCACGCCTCTGTCTTCGGCTACCTCGGCGGCTACGTCCAGGAAGAAGGCTACGAGGACGCCACCGCCCGCAACCGCTACGCGGTGCTCCGCCTGCTCCTGCCCGAGGCGTGGACCGTCCCGGCCCTGGTGGTGATCATGCTGCTCGTGACCGGGTACGTACTGTGGCGGGGCGACCCCGAACGTCCTTGGAGCGGTGCTCTCCTCGTCACCGGTACCGCGTTCCTGCTGCTCACCCCCGCCTACTCCTGGTACGCACTGCTGCTCGTCGCCCTGGTCGCCCTGGACGGCCGCTGGGAGTGGCTGGCCGTAGCGGCGGCGGGAGCCGTCACGTACGTCACCAGCCACGCTTTCGACGACGGGGCGACGGTGAGTACCACCGCCTACGCGGTCGCTGCCGCCGCCGTACTCACCGGCTGGGCATGGCGCCGTCAGACGAGGGCTACGTCCTTCGGCGGGGGCCTCGCCACGTACGACCGGTCCTGA